The following coding sequences lie in one Flagellimonas eckloniae genomic window:
- a CDS encoding formylglycine-generating enzyme family protein → MFNTVKWSFLLSLLVVFSGCKDKQKLKSEEVKPTNTVEATEIVEKEIVLLKEKPEGMEVPEGMVWIPGGTFNQGAVPHDKMAMGHEKPAHKVSVNGFFIDITEVTNAKFKKFVTETGYVTTAERAIDWEVMKKQLPEGTPKPHDSIMQPGSLIFKKRKNGVANLYDFSQWWEWRIGADWKHPSGPGTSIKGKDNSPVVHIAYEDAKAYCNWAGRRLPTEAEWELAAKGNQENTIYFWGDDASELSKRGNTWEGKFPVSNSKLDGFEGVAPVKTYPPNDFGLYDMAGNVWEWTDDWYNSKYYQEMVSSKKVLLDPIGADIPFNKDNPYAKEKVIKGGSFLCNASYCASYRISARMATSLDSSLEHLGFRTVATVGMLQEGN, encoded by the coding sequence ATGTTCAACACGGTTAAATGGTCTTTTTTGCTATCGTTACTAGTTGTTTTTAGCGGATGTAAGGATAAACAAAAACTAAAGTCAGAAGAGGTAAAACCTACTAATACAGTTGAAGCTACCGAGATTGTTGAGAAGGAAATAGTTCTTTTAAAAGAGAAACCTGAAGGGATGGAAGTTCCGGAAGGAATGGTATGGATTCCGGGAGGCACATTCAATCAGGGGGCGGTACCTCATGATAAAATGGCGATGGGCCATGAGAAGCCGGCGCATAAAGTTTCTGTAAATGGTTTCTTTATTGATATTACGGAGGTAACGAATGCAAAGTTTAAAAAATTTGTAACAGAAACAGGCTATGTTACAACTGCTGAACGGGCCATTGATTGGGAGGTTATGAAAAAACAACTGCCTGAGGGAACACCAAAGCCACACGACAGTATTATGCAGCCAGGCTCGTTGATTTTTAAAAAGCGAAAAAATGGTGTAGCCAATCTTTATGACTTCTCTCAATGGTGGGAATGGCGCATAGGAGCAGATTGGAAACATCCAAGTGGGCCAGGGACTTCAATAAAAGGAAAGGATAATAGTCCAGTAGTACATATAGCTTATGAAGATGCCAAAGCTTATTGCAATTGGGCAGGAAGACGCCTTCCTACTGAAGCTGAATGGGAACTAGCAGCCAAGGGCAACCAAGAAAACACTATTTACTTTTGGGGTGACGATGCCAGTGAACTGTCTAAAAGAGGAAATACATGGGAGGGGAAATTTCCTGTTTCCAATAGCAAATTAGATGGCTTTGAAGGTGTTGCACCCGTAAAGACCTATCCGCCAAATGATTTTGGTCTTTACGATATGGCCGGTAATGTTTGGGAATGGACAGATGATTGGTATAATTCCAAATATTATCAGGAAATGGTGTCTTCCAAAAAAGTTCTGTTGGATCCAATAGGAGCAGATATTCCTTTTAACAAAGACAACCCTTATGCTAAGGAAAAAGTAATCAAAGGAGGTTCTTTTTTATGCAATGCTTCCTATTGCGCCAGTTATCGTATTTCAGCAAGAATGGCCACTAGCTTGGATTCTTCTTTAGAACATTTAGGATTTAGAACGGTCGCAACTGTTGGGATGCTTCAAGAGGGGAACTAA
- a CDS encoding hybrid sensor histidine kinase/response regulator transcription factor produces MIEYSNIEKTVFSLKILLFTLFSVWSISAQNFERFSNKEGFNQNTINTIEQDKYGFLWFGTPNGLIRYNGYEFETYTTQSNTNGKILSNSITYIHNDVNGVLWIGTNLGLNAYVPSYEKFYTVPIPDEIQITHISGGPNGEVWFSGENQLYTCNLIDVENGVFKISENLLKSQPEIASVNEFSFKEKNTLLLATSKGLKELSFGTDSLGNFSSVKAAHHFNFLKDQKITSILNQKNIFWVGTFEGMHKITIDRTRAHVIQSFGDSTAKESANSPLMVNTIFEDDSGSIWVGTIDKGLFIYNQEEDIFEHLDFDPKNELGLSSPFINAIFQDNFNVLWIGTAQGGINKLDITQKRFFTYTNNPYDKSSIADNLTTSIIEDRKGRLWISGYNKPLYRSTNLVNENTVQNLKFENLESRFPLVNGDIVRRIYEDDRGYLWFGTDSTVVVYNPKKDVFKELQINENEVPAADQYTGDIYQIDKKNILLAGNKIRILENPWSQIEAHNYPSISTNSVVDLGLVRTRTILSDQNNSFWFGTSEGLFHGKFDGQKFDFDTIITDKQEGEIKLSYNDIFSIHKSDDQNIWIGTFGGGLNRLSLDNAGNPVKVEYFRKNNLLPDDAIYGILQEGDKKLWISTDMGLVRFHLDNNKVDVFDVHDGLPQNNFRQSSYFKGKSGYFYFGGLNGLTIFKPEEIKLNDQPPEILITDLLINNKKVEIGAKLNDRFVLKKSISETENIVISQNQQIMAFNVAVKHTSAPSKNRLAYKLDGFNDSWIEENTGKTTVTYTNLSAGSYVLRIKAANGDGVWSTETKVLNIEILPPWYRTWWSYLIFSLLAIAICAGIIIYFVQHERLKQRLKYEKLDKERIHTINQGKFRYFTNLSHEFRTPLTLIAGPLEKVMNHNTDENNYKYLAIIQKNTKRLLSLADQLITFRKAEQGHINLNLSKNTLGGFMYPTTEAFEDYAIEKNINFFYKINSPNEEIVIDVEKSERIIFNLLSNAFKNTPPGGNISIESGITNVSGQKMIKIDVIDTGKGIPESDLENIFERFYQLGNKNGNISGGGIGLAFCKSLIDLLGGDISVKSNPNIETRFSITIPSRLAKEQNEDVITISEKSFIKDWVPLSSEVTQKEPVVSKNGILKEHTVLVVENEVDVQTFLMGTLSETYNVTLANNGVEGLQKIKQQQPDLIISDIMMPEMDGFEFCEKIKSDTTTCHIPVLLLTALGENQDIIKGLEFGADEYISKPFSIKHLELRIEKLIQNNVQLKEYFSKNSTLPKKDIGISKRDKEFLSNVIDIIENNISNSNFGIEELASKIGLSTSHFYRRLKQLTGQIPNVYLRNYRLQRAAELLKNNEGLNVAEVMYQIGIESNSYFSTSFKKLHGVSPSEYLKKA; encoded by the coding sequence ATGATTGAATATTCTAATATAGAAAAAACGGTATTTTCTCTTAAAATACTGCTATTTACTCTGTTTAGTGTATGGTCTATTTCCGCACAAAATTTTGAACGTTTTTCCAATAAAGAAGGGTTCAATCAAAACACAATCAACACAATTGAGCAAGATAAATATGGCTTTTTGTGGTTTGGCACACCAAATGGGCTCATCAGGTATAATGGTTATGAATTTGAGACCTATACAACACAGTCCAACACAAATGGCAAAATACTAAGTAACAGTATTACATATATTCATAATGATGTAAACGGTGTTCTATGGATTGGAACAAACCTTGGACTAAACGCATACGTTCCATCGTATGAAAAATTCTATACCGTTCCGATACCTGATGAAATCCAAATAACCCATATTAGTGGTGGTCCAAATGGGGAAGTTTGGTTTTCCGGCGAAAACCAATTATACACTTGTAATCTTATTGATGTTGAAAATGGTGTTTTTAAGATCTCCGAAAACCTATTAAAATCACAACCTGAAATCGCATCCGTCAATGAATTTAGCTTTAAGGAAAAAAATACGCTATTACTGGCAACTTCAAAAGGTTTAAAAGAGCTGTCTTTTGGAACAGATTCATTGGGCAATTTTTCAAGCGTAAAGGCGGCACACCACTTTAATTTTTTAAAAGACCAAAAAATTACATCAATCCTAAACCAAAAAAATATATTCTGGGTAGGCACTTTTGAGGGAATGCACAAGATTACCATTGATAGAACCCGAGCTCACGTCATACAAAGTTTTGGCGATTCGACGGCAAAAGAATCTGCCAATTCTCCTTTAATGGTCAATACTATTTTTGAAGACGATTCTGGTTCAATTTGGGTTGGTACAATAGACAAAGGACTCTTCATCTATAACCAAGAAGAAGATATTTTTGAGCACCTTGATTTTGACCCTAAAAATGAACTGGGCCTAAGTAGTCCGTTTATCAATGCAATTTTCCAAGACAACTTTAATGTTCTATGGATAGGCACAGCCCAAGGAGGAATCAATAAACTGGATATAACCCAAAAGCGTTTTTTTACATATACAAACAACCCATATGACAAAAGTTCTATAGCAGATAACCTAACAACATCCATCATTGAAGATCGCAAGGGAAGACTATGGATATCAGGTTATAATAAACCACTCTATAGAAGTACCAATTTGGTCAATGAAAATACTGTACAGAACCTGAAATTTGAGAATCTCGAAAGCAGGTTCCCACTAGTCAATGGGGATATTGTAAGACGTATTTATGAAGATGACAGAGGGTATTTATGGTTTGGGACGGATTCTACTGTTGTTGTCTACAATCCTAAAAAAGATGTGTTCAAAGAATTACAAATAAACGAAAATGAGGTCCCAGCCGCAGATCAATACACAGGGGATATATATCAAATAGATAAAAAAAATATTCTTCTAGCCGGAAATAAGATTCGGATTTTGGAAAACCCATGGTCACAAATTGAAGCACATAACTACCCTTCAATTTCAACCAATTCTGTTGTCGATTTAGGTCTCGTGAGAACTCGGACCATTTTAAGCGATCAAAACAATTCATTTTGGTTTGGCACTTCTGAAGGTCTATTTCACGGCAAGTTTGATGGACAAAAATTTGATTTTGATACTATAATCACAGATAAACAAGAGGGGGAAATAAAACTAAGTTATAATGATATTTTCTCCATACATAAAAGTGATGACCAAAATATTTGGATAGGAACTTTTGGTGGTGGATTAAATAGATTGTCACTGGATAATGCAGGGAATCCAGTAAAAGTGGAATACTTCAGAAAAAATAATCTACTGCCCGATGATGCCATATATGGAATTCTTCAAGAGGGAGACAAAAAATTATGGATAAGTACCGATATGGGATTGGTAAGGTTTCATTTGGATAATAATAAAGTTGATGTCTTTGATGTACATGACGGTTTACCACAAAATAATTTTAGACAGTCATCCTATTTTAAAGGGAAATCCGGATACTTTTATTTTGGTGGATTAAATGGTTTAACAATTTTTAAACCTGAAGAAATAAAGTTGAATGACCAGCCGCCGGAAATTTTAATCACCGATTTATTAATTAACAATAAAAAGGTTGAGATTGGAGCAAAACTGAATGATAGGTTTGTCTTAAAAAAATCCATTTCAGAAACAGAAAATATAGTTATAAGCCAAAATCAACAAATAATGGCTTTTAATGTGGCTGTTAAACATACCTCAGCACCATCTAAAAATAGGCTTGCCTATAAATTGGATGGGTTTAACGATTCTTGGATAGAAGAGAATACCGGAAAAACAACAGTGACCTATACAAACCTTTCTGCTGGAAGCTATGTATTACGCATAAAAGCGGCCAATGGAGATGGGGTATGGAGTACGGAAACAAAAGTGCTTAATATAGAGATACTTCCCCCATGGTACCGGACTTGGTGGAGTTACTTGATATTCTCACTGTTGGCCATTGCCATCTGCGCTGGAATAATTATCTATTTTGTGCAGCATGAACGCTTAAAGCAACGGCTTAAATATGAAAAATTGGATAAAGAAAGAATACATACCATCAATCAAGGTAAGTTTCGCTATTTCACCAATCTATCCCATGAATTTAGAACCCCATTGACGTTAATAGCTGGCCCATTGGAAAAGGTGATGAATCACAACACGGACGAAAACAATTACAAGTACCTTGCAATCATACAAAAGAACACAAAAAGGCTTCTTAGTCTTGCGGATCAATTAATTACCTTCAGAAAAGCAGAACAGGGACATATTAATCTAAATTTAAGCAAGAATACCTTGGGTGGTTTTATGTATCCGACTACCGAAGCTTTTGAAGATTATGCTATTGAAAAAAACATCAACTTTTTCTATAAAATAAATTCCCCGAATGAAGAAATTGTGATTGACGTAGAAAAGTCTGAACGTATTATTTTCAACCTTTTATCCAACGCCTTTAAAAATACCCCGCCAGGTGGAAATATTAGTATCGAGTCAGGGATAACCAATGTCTCTGGTCAAAAAATGATAAAAATTGATGTAATAGACACAGGAAAAGGAATTCCTGAATCTGACCTTGAAAACATCTTTGAACGCTTTTATCAACTTGGCAACAAAAATGGAAACATTAGTGGTGGAGGAATAGGTTTGGCTTTTTGTAAATCCTTGATAGATTTATTGGGAGGTGATATTTCCGTAAAAAGTAATCCCAATATTGAAACACGTTTTTCCATCACAATTCCTTCAAGACTTGCAAAAGAACAAAATGAAGATGTAATAACTATTTCCGAAAAATCCTTTATTAAAGACTGGGTGCCTTTGTCTTCGGAGGTAACTCAGAAAGAACCTGTAGTATCTAAAAACGGAATTTTGAAAGAACATACCGTTTTGGTGGTAGAAAATGAAGTAGATGTGCAAACATTTTTAATGGGTACTTTATCAGAAACTTACAATGTTACCCTAGCAAATAATGGTGTTGAAGGTCTGCAAAAAATTAAGCAGCAACAACCTGATTTAATCATTAGCGACATTATGATGCCCGAAATGGATGGATTTGAGTTTTGTGAAAAAATAAAATCTGATACTACAACATGTCATATTCCCGTATTGTTGTTGACAGCTTTGGGAGAAAATCAAGATATCATTAAAGGATTGGAATTTGGTGCCGATGAATATATAAGTAAGCCTTTTTCAATAAAACACCTAGAACTTCGAATTGAAAAGCTCATTCAAAACAATGTCCAATTAAAAGAATATTTTTCAAAGAATAGCACTCTACCAAAGAAGGATATTGGGATTTCAAAAAGGGACAAGGAGTTTTTGAGCAACGTAATAGATATTATAGAAAATAATATTTCCAATTCAAATTTTGGGATTGAAGAATTGGCTTCAAAAATAGGATTGAGTACTTCTCATTTTTACCGGCGATTAAAACAGCTCACGGGACAGATTCCAAATGTTTATCTAAGAAACTATCGTTTGCAAAGGGCCGCCGAATTGTTGAAAAATAATGAAGGCCTTAACGTGGCAGAAGTCATGTATCAAATTGGTATTGAATCAAATTCATATTTCTCTACATCCTTTAAAAAATTACATGGCGTGTCTCCTTCGGAATATCTAAAAAAGGCCTAG
- a CDS encoding EF-hand domain-containing protein, which translates to MKKGTFTTLLFTIALLTSAIGVAQENTDREKGRPDPEKIMERLDTDEDGKLSKEEASKAKRGRLAEKFDEIDTNSDGFIDLDEFKKFHEQRPKRREE; encoded by the coding sequence ATGAAAAAAGGAACATTTACCACGTTATTATTTACCATTGCATTGTTAACCTCAGCTATAGGAGTTGCCCAAGAAAACACCGATAGAGAAAAAGGTAGGCCAGATCCTGAGAAAATTATGGAACGCCTTGATACTGATGAAGATGGAAAATTGAGCAAAGAGGAGGCTAGTAAGGCGAAAAGAGGAAGACTTGCTGAAAAATTTGATGAAATTGATACAAACTCAGATGGGTTTATCGATTTAGATGAGTTCAAGAAGTTTCATGAACAAAGACCTAAAAGAAGAGAAGAATAA
- a CDS encoding peptide-binding protein: protein MKFKINIAFGLLILAFLSCNQKKSELYVSVNGDDTAVGTKEQPIRTIERAKDMASSLKGKVDIVLQDGTHYLSKPLIFEANDSGTEKYPVTYRAANDGKAIISGGSLLELQWEPFRDGIYKASVSADIKEIDQLYVNGINQRMARFPNAIEGKNVFDTWDLHHTKKPDPENDPLETERIASWSDPTGAYLHAMHAALWGDMHWLVKGRKDDGSLDLEGGWQNNRPSPMHPRYRIVENVFEELDAPHEWYFNKEERTLYYYPEVDIDLQNSKIEVVRLKNLVEFRGTKENPVRFINFEGLVFRHAARSFMENKEQLLRSDWTTYRGGAVKYNGAEDCMILDCEFDQLGGNSIFVNNYNRRLTFKSCYIHHSGASGIAFVGDPAMVRSPLFRYGPQDYESMDRTPGPKGDNYPEDCSVIDCLITMTGRFEKQTSPVQISMSSRITVNHCSIYDVPRAGINISEGTFGGHIIEYCDVFNTVLETGDHGSFNSWGRDRFWTPDIVETAAQVSKDSTLPFLDILEPNIIRNSRWRCDHGWDIDLDDGSSHYRIYNNLLLNRGLKMREGYDRIAYNNIIINNSLHPHVWYPKSGDVFKNNIVSAAYKPAIMNRGIVENGKWGKQIDSNLFITNEADKTKFLQNQTDVNSIVGNPMFYDGKNGDFRVKEQSPALKMGFKNFPMDEFGVISEKLRKIAKQPKIPEVMAMDLNQENEVFELYMCKVKNVKTMEERSAAGLSATQGVMFISIPGYSNPGRSGFKTGDVIVSYGDILIRDFKHLQTIIKENQAAKELTFGVMQNQEKVLIKLEL, encoded by the coding sequence ATGAAATTTAAAATCAACATAGCATTTGGATTATTGATATTAGCATTTTTATCATGCAATCAAAAAAAATCGGAATTATATGTTTCGGTTAATGGTGATGATACTGCTGTTGGCACAAAGGAACAACCAATACGGACCATCGAAAGGGCAAAGGATATGGCATCATCCCTAAAGGGAAAAGTAGATATTGTTCTTCAGGATGGTACTCATTATCTATCCAAACCTTTGATTTTTGAAGCCAATGATTCTGGAACGGAAAAATATCCCGTAACCTATAGAGCTGCAAATGATGGTAAGGCGATTATTAGTGGTGGAAGCCTTCTTGAACTGCAATGGGAACCCTTTAGAGATGGAATTTATAAAGCTTCGGTTTCTGCCGATATAAAAGAGATTGATCAATTGTATGTAAATGGTATCAATCAAAGAATGGCAAGATTTCCTAATGCAATAGAAGGTAAAAATGTATTCGATACTTGGGATTTACATCATACAAAAAAACCTGACCCTGAAAATGATCCACTTGAAACCGAACGTATTGCCTCATGGAGCGACCCTACGGGAGCATATTTACATGCCATGCATGCCGCCCTTTGGGGTGATATGCACTGGTTGGTTAAAGGAAGAAAAGATGATGGTTCTCTTGATTTGGAAGGAGGGTGGCAAAACAACAGGCCTTCACCCATGCACCCCAGGTATCGAATTGTTGAAAATGTTTTTGAAGAACTTGATGCTCCCCATGAGTGGTATTTCAATAAAGAAGAAAGAACACTTTATTATTATCCGGAAGTCGATATTGACCTTCAAAATTCTAAAATAGAAGTAGTTCGTTTAAAGAACCTGGTTGAATTTAGGGGAACAAAAGAAAATCCGGTCAGGTTTATCAATTTTGAAGGACTTGTTTTTAGGCACGCGGCAAGAAGTTTTATGGAAAATAAAGAACAATTGCTTAGAAGCGATTGGACAACATATAGAGGCGGCGCTGTAAAATACAATGGAGCAGAAGATTGCATGATTCTGGATTGTGAATTTGATCAATTGGGCGGTAACAGTATTTTTGTAAATAATTATAACCGCAGGCTTACTTTTAAAAGTTGTTACATCCATCATTCTGGGGCAAGTGGTATTGCCTTTGTGGGCGATCCAGCCATGGTGCGGAGTCCATTATTCAGATATGGCCCACAAGATTATGAGAGCATGGATAGAACTCCCGGTCCAAAAGGAGATAATTATCCAGAAGATTGTAGCGTAATAGATTGTCTAATTACCATGACCGGGCGTTTTGAAAAACAAACTTCTCCCGTGCAAATATCCATGTCTTCACGAATTACGGTTAATCATTGTTCTATTTATGATGTTCCACGGGCAGGAATCAATATTAGCGAAGGCACATTCGGAGGCCACATCATAGAGTATTGCGATGTGTTCAATACTGTGTTGGAGACCGGAGACCATGGAAGCTTTAATTCATGGGGAAGAGATCGTTTTTGGACCCCGGACATTGTGGAAACGGCTGCCCAAGTATCAAAAGATTCAACCTTGCCTTTTCTTGATATTCTTGAACCCAACATTATTCGCAATAGTCGATGGCGCTGCGATCATGGGTGGGATATTGATTTGGATGATGGGTCATCACACTATCGAATTTATAACAACTTACTCCTAAATAGAGGTTTGAAAATGCGCGAAGGTTATGACAGAATCGCCTATAACAATATCATTATTAACAATAGTTTACACCCTCATGTTTGGTATCCGAAAAGTGGGGATGTTTTTAAAAACAATATTGTTTCCGCAGCATACAAACCAGCCATTATGAACAGGGGCATTGTAGAAAATGGAAAGTGGGGAAAACAAATAGATTCCAATTTATTTATTACGAATGAAGCGGATAAAACTAAGTTTTTACAAAACCAAACAGATGTAAACTCAATAGTGGGTAACCCTATGTTTTATGATGGGAAAAATGGCGATTTTAGGGTAAAAGAACAATCACCAGCATTAAAAATGGGTTTCAAAAATTTTCCAATGGATGAATTTGGGGTGATATCGGAAAAGTTAAGAAAAATAGCAAAACAACCAAAGATTCCTGAGGTAATGGCAATGGACTTAAACCAGGAAAATGAGGTTTTTGAATTGTATATGTGCAAGGTTAAGAATGTGAAAACGATGGAAGAACGTTCCGCAGCAGGTTTGTCAGCTACGCAAGGAGTTATGTTTATCAGTATTCCAGGCTATTCCAATCCAGGAAGATCAGGTTTTAAGACTGGGGATGTCATCGTATCATATGGTGATATTTTGATTAGGGATTTTAAACATTTGCAAACTATCATTAAAGAAAATCAAGCAGCAAAGGAATTGACTTTTGGTGTAATGCAAAATCAGGAAAAAGTTCTCATCAAACTTGAACTATAA
- a CDS encoding ThuA domain-containing protein translates to MNLFGIHNPIVLSVFILFSSLVIGQERSTKTNVLIVDGFSNHDWKQTSYMVKTILENSGFFEVSISTIPLESKTWRPKFKKYDVVIQNSNNIHDKNLRWPTKVEKSLEKYVKSGGGLYILHSANNAFADWPEYNVMIGLGWRTAKEGVALQVEESGEVAQIPIGEGKATYHGPRNDEVINILTDHPINNGFPEAWKTPDMELYKYARGPAQNLIVLSYAKEEKTNINWPVEWVIAYGKGRVYNSSMGHLWKGETYPVSYQCVGFQTTLIRATEWLAKGSVSYQVPDNFPSASEISLIEKK, encoded by the coding sequence ATGAACCTATTTGGAATACATAACCCGATTGTCCTCTCAGTTTTCATATTGTTTTCTAGTTTGGTTATTGGCCAGGAGCGGTCTACAAAGACAAATGTGCTAATTGTTGATGGTTTTAGTAATCATGACTGGAAGCAAACTTCCTATATGGTTAAGACTATTTTGGAAAACAGTGGTTTTTTTGAAGTAAGTATTTCAACCATCCCTCTAGAATCCAAAACATGGAGGCCAAAGTTCAAAAAGTACGATGTTGTAATTCAAAATTCGAATAACATTCACGATAAGAACTTAAGGTGGCCAACAAAAGTTGAAAAAAGCCTGGAGAAATATGTAAAGTCAGGAGGTGGTCTATACATTCTTCACTCAGCGAACAATGCCTTTGCCGATTGGCCAGAATACAATGTAATGATTGGATTGGGGTGGAGAACTGCCAAGGAAGGCGTTGCATTGCAGGTTGAAGAAAGCGGTGAGGTTGCCCAAATACCAATTGGAGAAGGCAAAGCCACATATCATGGCCCCAGAAATGATGAGGTCATAAACATTCTTACGGACCACCCTATCAATAATGGCTTTCCAGAGGCATGGAAAACCCCAGATATGGAGCTTTATAAATACGCTAGGGGTCCTGCTCAAAATCTTATAGTGTTATCTTATGCCAAAGAAGAAAAGACAAATATCAATTGGCCAGTTGAATGGGTGATTGCTTATGGAAAAGGAAGAGTGTACAACTCCAGTATGGGCCATTTATGGAAAGGGGAGACTTATCCGGTTAGCTATCAATGTGTAGGATTTCAAACTACGCTGATTCGAGCCACTGAGTGGTTGGCGAAAGGAAGTGTTTCCTATCAAGTTCCAGATAATTTTCCAAGCGCATCTGAAATAAGCTTAATTGAAAAAAAGTGA
- a CDS encoding PQQ-binding-like beta-propeller repeat protein, whose translation MACSTHKQTANKSNSAYWPQSSGPNASWAVETDKEIPNDFSVRTGANILWTMDLPEVGQGGITVWKDKIFLTVMKPLYKVLEKQDLKTNTVLALCIDAKERKILWQKELVGATESPYFYGFSDSTSPSPVTDGTYVWFFNASGKIVCFDMDGKQIWERSWIPIDQLDDVHYPFNKQFEPILHGDLLINMETYWKKDGVREYGWNYLYGLNKRTGEEVWISEGSLTHYCTPTFNTTESGVSAMLIGRGAHHKVPESPKGYSLIDLNTGKSLWNYETDEGMAMYNAIWTPEYALWFTERENNVHKVDAKTGKLIEKISLSENISIRTYDAINQKYQLKENFSFQDPFFVFPAWYTNIIVNDKCYFMCFKKSDKYRLKNVKPEYSFGRIDLKTKKVEYLEVPVQYELVDGEKHYLWNVDIRTETRNVRELDVAFDKRSQRDGWVWNFNPNPILVNEKLFFTTMSGLVYCIDTSREKFDGESLLSISDLGPKGKTWTLNTPSFSEGKMYHRTSKSLICIGKN comes from the coding sequence ATGGCTTGTTCAACACATAAGCAGACAGCCAATAAATCAAATTCAGCATACTGGCCCCAATCTTCTGGCCCCAATGCAAGCTGGGCTGTTGAAACGGATAAGGAGATTCCAAATGATTTCAGTGTGCGAACCGGAGCTAACATACTTTGGACGATGGATCTTCCGGAAGTTGGCCAAGGAGGTATCACGGTTTGGAAGGATAAGATTTTCTTAACGGTAATGAAACCACTTTACAAAGTTCTTGAAAAACAAGATTTAAAGACCAATACTGTCCTTGCTTTATGTATCGATGCCAAAGAGCGAAAAATTCTCTGGCAGAAAGAATTGGTTGGAGCAACTGAAAGTCCATATTTCTATGGATTTAGTGATTCCACAAGCCCTTCTCCGGTTACAGATGGTACGTATGTTTGGTTTTTTAATGCCAGTGGAAAGATTGTCTGTTTTGATATGGATGGAAAACAAATTTGGGAACGAAGCTGGATACCCATTGATCAATTGGATGATGTACATTACCCTTTCAACAAACAATTTGAACCTATTCTTCATGGCGATTTGTTGATCAATATGGAAACCTATTGGAAAAAAGATGGGGTACGGGAATATGGTTGGAACTACCTCTATGGATTGAACAAAAGAACAGGTGAGGAAGTGTGGATTTCAGAAGGAAGCCTTACTCACTATTGTACCCCTACCTTCAACACAACTGAAAGTGGAGTGTCTGCGATGCTAATTGGAAGAGGCGCCCATCACAAGGTGCCAGAATCTCCAAAGGGTTATTCATTGATCGATTTAAATACGGGGAAGTCGCTTTGGAATTATGAAACTGATGAGGGTATGGCAATGTATAACGCTATTTGGACTCCGGAATATGCGCTTTGGTTTACAGAAAGAGAAAACAATGTGCACAAGGTGGACGCGAAAACAGGAAAACTGATTGAAAAAATATCCCTGAGTGAAAATATAAGTATACGAACATATGATGCCATCAATCAAAAGTATCAGCTAAAAGAGAATTTTAGTTTTCAAGATCCCTTCTTTGTTTTCCCGGCTTGGTACACCAACATCATAGTCAATGATAAATGCTATTTCATGTGTTTTAAGAAAAGTGACAAGTACAGGTTGAAAAACGTAAAACCAGAATACTCATTTGGTCGGATCGATCTAAAAACTAAAAAGGTTGAATATCTTGAGGTACCCGTGCAATACGAATTGGTTGATGGGGAAAAGCACTATTTATGGAATGTTGATATAAGAACGGAAACAAGGAATGTACGGGAGCTGGATGTTGCCTTTGACAAACGTTCACAAAGAGATGGTTGGGTCTGGAATTTCAATCCCAACCCAATACTTGTCAATGAAAAGTTGTTTTTTACGACCATGTCGGGATTGGTGTATTGTATTGATACCTCAAGGGAGAAATTTGATGGCGAGTCCTTGTTGAGCATCAGTGACCTTGGGCCAAAAGGAAAAACATGGACCTTGAACACGCCTTCATTTTCAGAAGGAAAAATGTATCATAGAACTAGCAAAAGTTTAATTTGTATCGGTAAAAACTAG